Proteins encoded in a region of the Zea mays cultivar B73 chromosome 4, Zm-B73-REFERENCE-NAM-5.0, whole genome shotgun sequence genome:
- the LOC103653316 gene encoding uncharacterized protein: MCRFMVMGSNRLLSSQLLDESSSDDDEDFILSAAQIIHTVSQVRRNPGGSVPGRAYIYRDREAGHARLYQDYLADIPTYGPNLFRRRFRMHRSLFIRIMNAVEQHDDYFKQKRNAAQQQGLSCLQKV; encoded by the exons ATGTGTCGTTTCATG GTGATGGGTTCAAATAGATTGTTGTCATCACAATTACTTGATGAATCATCATCTGATGACGACGAGGATTTCATACTTTCTGCTGCGCAAATCATTCATACTGTTTCACAAGTTCGTAGAAATCCAGGAGGCTCTGTTCCAGGCCGTGCATATATTTATCGAGATAGAGAAGCGGGACACGCGAGATTGTACCAAGATTACCTGGCTGACATTCCTACTTATGGCCCAAACTTGTTTCGGCGGAG GTTTAGGATGCATCGATCCCTGTTTATTCGCATAATGAATGCTGTTGAACAACATGATGATTACTTTAAGCAAAAAAGAAACGCAGCTCAACAACAAGGTTTAAGTTGTTTGCAGAAGGTTTAA